A part of Streptomyces sp. NBC_01235 genomic DNA contains:
- a CDS encoding TetR/AcrR family transcriptional regulator has protein sequence MPSPRRTARQADLLERLVALLTAEGFSDLTLDDLAERLRCSKTTLYQLARSKQGLVVEAVKHYFRGATEAVEKRVAQTDDPSDRVRVYLTAVAEQLRPLSRRFLDDVADFPPAREVYEANTRMAAERVRRLIAEGVSDGAFREVHTAFVGEVAAATMRQIQQGELQARTGLTDAEAYEQLASLIVHAVSS, from the coding sequence ATGCCGTCCCCCCGCCGCACCGCCAGACAGGCCGACCTGCTGGAACGCCTTGTCGCGCTGCTGACGGCGGAGGGCTTCTCGGACCTCACCCTGGACGACCTCGCCGAGCGGCTGCGCTGCTCCAAGACGACCCTGTACCAGCTCGCCCGCAGCAAGCAGGGGCTGGTCGTGGAGGCGGTCAAGCACTACTTCCGCGGGGCGACCGAGGCCGTCGAGAAGCGGGTGGCGCAGACGGACGACCCCTCGGACCGGGTCCGCGTGTACCTGACCGCCGTGGCCGAACAACTGCGCCCGCTCTCGCGCCGGTTCCTCGACGACGTGGCGGACTTCCCGCCCGCCCGTGAGGTGTACGAGGCCAACACGCGGATGGCCGCGGAGCGGGTGCGCCGGCTGATCGCGGAGGGTGTCTCGGACGGCGCCTTCCGCGAGGTGCACACCGCGTTCGTCGGCGAGGTCGCCGCCGCGACCATGCGGCAGATCCAGCAGGGCGAGCTCCAGGCCCGCACCGGGCTGACCGACGCGGAGGCCTACGAACAGCTCGCCTCGCTGATCGTGCACGCCGTTTCTTCCTGA
- a CDS encoding GntR family transcriptional regulator: protein MAKTSDRSRAVPGSALDVLHFALDRTSPVPLYYQLAQQLEAAIEHGALAPGNLLGNEIDLSTRLGLSRPTVRQAIQSLVDKGLLVRRRGVGTQVVHSQVKRPLELSSLYDDLEAAGQGPTTHVVRNEHVPATADVAAALGIAEGSEVTLLQRLRATHGQPVAFLCNYLPPALLDLDTERLESTGLYRLLRSAGITLHSARQTIGARSATAEEAALLTEKEGAALLTMQRTAYDDTGRPVEYGTHIYRASRYAFDFQLLVRP from the coding sequence ATGGCGAAGACCAGCGACCGCTCCCGTGCCGTGCCCGGCTCCGCGCTCGACGTGCTGCACTTCGCGCTGGACCGCACCAGCCCGGTGCCGCTCTACTACCAGCTCGCCCAGCAGCTGGAGGCGGCGATCGAGCACGGCGCGCTCGCCCCCGGCAACCTCCTGGGCAACGAGATCGACCTCTCGACCCGCCTGGGCCTGTCCCGCCCGACGGTCCGCCAGGCCATCCAGTCGCTGGTCGACAAGGGCCTGCTGGTACGGCGGCGGGGAGTCGGCACGCAGGTCGTGCACAGCCAGGTGAAACGGCCGCTGGAACTGTCCAGCCTCTACGACGACCTGGAGGCGGCCGGGCAGGGGCCCACCACGCACGTCGTACGCAACGAGCACGTGCCGGCGACCGCCGATGTGGCCGCCGCGCTCGGCATCGCGGAGGGCAGCGAGGTCACGCTCCTGCAGCGGCTGCGCGCCACGCACGGGCAGCCGGTGGCGTTCCTGTGCAACTACCTGCCCCCGGCGCTCCTGGACCTCGACACGGAGCGCCTGGAGTCGACAGGTCTGTACCGGCTGCTGCGCTCGGCGGGCATCACCCTGCACAGCGCCCGCCAGACCATCGGCGCCCGCTCCGCCACCGCCGAGGAGGCCGCCCTCCTCACGGAGAAGGAGGGGGCGGCCCTGCTCACCATGCAGCGCACGGCCTACGACGACACCGGCCGGCCGGTCGAGTACGGAACGCACATCTACCGGGCGTCCCGCTACGCGTTCGACTTCCAACTGCTGGTCAGACCCTAG
- a CDS encoding TetR/AcrR family transcriptional regulator, with protein MAKEQAEARGKDVDPAPARRASDRGRYGRLSRERVLASALELVDREGLSALSMRRLGAELGVEAMALYRYAASKDALLDGLVEALYLELEERLAAEPEPEASAAAAADAPAWRTGLHRVARTMYDVCLTHPQAVPLLATRMLAVPLAQRPAAVLRNHERLLALLLEAGFDEATTAAVFRAFTAWLLGYVSVELQPMVDNPEEPDPAFRLGLHRMSPQELPRLRQAAPALAEPGGLEGLTAGLDALLDRLTRADRREQ; from the coding sequence ATGGCCAAGGAGCAGGCCGAGGCACGGGGCAAGGACGTGGACCCCGCGCCGGCGCGCCGGGCCAGTGACCGCGGCCGCTACGGCCGGCTGAGCCGGGAACGCGTCCTGGCCAGCGCTCTGGAACTGGTGGACCGGGAGGGCCTGAGCGCGCTGAGCATGCGCCGGCTGGGCGCCGAGCTCGGCGTGGAGGCCATGGCGCTCTACCGGTACGCGGCGAGCAAGGACGCCCTGCTGGACGGACTGGTCGAGGCGCTGTACCTCGAGCTGGAGGAACGGCTGGCCGCCGAGCCCGAGCCCGAGGCCTCCGCCGCCGCCGCCGCCGACGCGCCTGCGTGGCGCACCGGACTCCATCGCGTCGCACGGACGATGTACGACGTCTGCCTCACTCATCCTCAGGCGGTACCGCTGCTGGCCACGCGCATGCTGGCCGTTCCGCTGGCGCAGCGCCCCGCTGCCGTCCTCAGGAACCACGAGCGCTTGCTCGCTCTGCTGCTGGAGGCCGGGTTCGACGAGGCCACCACCGCCGCCGTCTTCCGTGCCTTCACCGCCTGGCTGCTGGGCTATGTGTCCGTGGAGCTGCAGCCGATGGTGGACAACCCCGAAGAGCCCGACCCCGCGTTCCGCCTCGGCCTGCACCGCATGTCGCCCCAGGAACTGCCCAGACTCCGTCAGGCCGCCCCGGCCCTCGCCGAGCCGGGCGGGCTCGAGGGATTGACCGCCGGGCTGGACGCCCTGCTCGACCGTCTCACCCGGGCGGACCGCAGGGAGCAATAG
- a CDS encoding MFS transporter: MLSDYRRIFSPAGSLLFSTAGFVSRLPQSMIGVGIVIMLSQRGGEYWLAGSVSATQALATAPIGPQISRLVDRHGQRRVVLPAMAVTVAAICALLLCARYAAPAWALYVAAAVAGCMPSMGALVRSRWAEIHRESPRLLHTAYSLESVLDEVVYVVGPILTITLSSRVGAEAGPLTAAVLLAVGVLLFAAQGRTEPPVCTEPQRGGGSALRIPGLGLSVLTATWVGASYGSVEVVTVAFADAHHHKALSGLLLGVYALGSGLAGAVFGAIRPRGAITRRLLVSVCAMVVTMAPLLFAPGLAVLAGMLFMAGMSIAPVLITTMGLVGHLAPAARLTESITWIVSGLSAGVALGYAAAGWVVDAAEASAGYWVPCTAGLLAAMTVSLGLPCLARAGVK; encoded by the coding sequence ATGCTCTCCGATTACCGCCGGATCTTCTCTCCTGCAGGCAGTCTGCTCTTCTCCACCGCAGGCTTCGTCTCACGCCTTCCGCAGTCGATGATCGGCGTCGGCATCGTCATCATGCTGTCGCAGCGCGGCGGTGAGTACTGGCTCGCCGGCTCGGTCTCCGCCACGCAGGCGCTCGCCACCGCGCCGATCGGACCGCAGATCTCCCGGCTGGTCGACCGTCATGGCCAGCGCCGGGTCGTCCTCCCGGCGATGGCCGTGACGGTCGCCGCCATCTGTGCGCTGCTGCTGTGCGCCCGGTACGCCGCTCCGGCCTGGGCGCTGTACGTCGCGGCGGCGGTAGCGGGCTGCATGCCCAGCATGGGCGCGCTCGTCAGGTCCCGCTGGGCGGAGATCCACCGGGAGTCACCGCGGCTGCTGCACACCGCGTACTCGCTGGAGTCGGTGCTCGACGAGGTGGTCTACGTCGTCGGCCCGATCCTGACGATCACGCTGTCTTCCAGGGTCGGCGCCGAGGCCGGACCGCTGACGGCCGCGGTCCTGCTCGCCGTCGGTGTCCTGCTGTTCGCCGCCCAGGGGCGTACGGAACCGCCGGTGTGCACCGAGCCGCAACGCGGCGGGGGAAGCGCGCTGCGCATTCCGGGGCTCGGCCTGTCGGTGCTGACGGCGACGTGGGTGGGCGCGTCCTACGGTTCGGTGGAGGTCGTGACGGTGGCGTTCGCCGACGCACACCACCACAAGGCGCTCTCCGGCCTGCTGCTGGGCGTGTACGCGCTGGGCTCGGGCCTGGCGGGCGCGGTCTTCGGCGCGATCAGGCCGCGGGGGGCGATCACGCGGCGGTTGCTGGTCAGCGTCTGTGCGATGGTGGTGACGATGGCTCCGCTGCTGTTCGCGCCGGGTCTCGCGGTGCTGGCGGGGATGCTCTTCATGGCGGGCATGTCCATCGCGCCGGTCCTGATCACCACGATGGGGCTGGTGGGCCACCTGGCGCCGGCCGCCCGGCTCACCGAGAGCATCACCTGGATCGTCTCAGGCCTCTCCGCCGGGGTGGCGCTGGGCTACGCCGCGGCCGGGTGGGTGGTCGATGCGGCGGAGGCCTCGGCAGGCTACTGGGTGCCGTGTACGGCGGGCCTGCTTGCTGCCATGACGGTCTCTCTGGGCCTGCCGTGTCTGGCCCGCGCCGGTGTGAAGTGA
- a CDS encoding putative bifunctional diguanylate cyclase/phosphodiesterase, whose translation MLLSHRLMAAYVALVGVFTSLYMTFPELRSPLWAVIGLGGGVAVATGVHVHRPAHRRPWWMLAAGLLAFAAGDAFYHVRETYFHASQSFPSPSDACYLAVYPLVATGLFGLVRHRRADRDLSSLLDALIVTAGLALPVWVYLAEPSAELEGLTWQQRAISIAYPLGDVLVLALLVRLLTPRPVSGRNGAVRLLALGTLTLLCFDIAYGILHLNGRWQAGTPLEAGGIVFCTAYGLAALHPSMAELTAPESPAQSLSSSLLPPWRRLLLLTGATLIAPTVLVHEKLVGNVDDASVVAAFSAVLFLLVILRLAVMVVAHRKIVVRERELRTASASLVAAVWPEDVARACDTAVSALFGPNVRHATMLLPGRDAQSLYTRLGSTGTEQRDVTQSAASPRDGPADSARYRDVMVPVAALVPDITDRLEGLPMALLCPLVQPARPVGGELPGVLVAAGPERQLTEIRDSLGILASHAGLATERLALRQEIIHKESEAYFRTLVHNASDVILIVNEDTTVRYASPSARAVFGRVELIGSRLRELVDPRDRGRVDRTVTALVSDGQQEVHDNWWVTPATEDTEDTEGTDRIEVDVRCRDLRHDITVGGLVVTLRDVTEQRRLEHELTQRAFHDSLTGLPNRTLLLERTERALLRARRDPAVTCLLFIDLDDFKNVNDTLGHSVGDRLLGAVGERLSRMLRRSDTAARLGGDEFAVLMEDVKQPLDAELLAAQVIQTLNQPFQLASDSVSVSASVGVATARDSTDAEELLALADLALYAAKAAGKRQWRRFRPQQRVRMVERHELQARLNDAVNRGEFALRYQPVVDITAGDVVGFEALVRWPHLRYGMVPPDQFIPLAEESGQISPLGAWVLHHATADIAWLQRSAQRSPAPYVSVNVSARQWHGTEFYDEVCSALATPGLVPGTLLLEITESVLMQRDTEIDALVLALKDLGVRIAVDDFGSGFSSLRYLREFPVDVLKIDKTFIDDITRNARQVALVEGIIRLADTLGLEVIAEGIEEPAQQEVLADIGCRFGQGYLYAQPMTVEQGEAVLRRKGGERASPRD comes from the coding sequence TTGCTGCTGTCCCATCGGCTGATGGCCGCCTATGTCGCGCTGGTCGGCGTGTTTACCTCCCTGTACATGACCTTCCCTGAGCTGCGTTCTCCGCTCTGGGCTGTCATCGGGCTGGGAGGTGGCGTCGCCGTCGCCACCGGTGTCCACGTCCACCGGCCCGCGCACCGCCGGCCGTGGTGGATGCTCGCTGCCGGGCTGCTGGCCTTCGCCGCGGGCGACGCCTTCTACCACGTGCGGGAGACGTACTTCCACGCCTCCCAGTCGTTCCCGTCGCCGTCGGACGCCTGCTACCTCGCCGTCTACCCGCTCGTCGCCACGGGGCTCTTCGGCCTGGTCCGGCACCGCCGGGCGGACCGCGACCTGTCCAGCCTGCTGGACGCACTGATCGTCACAGCCGGGCTCGCCCTGCCTGTGTGGGTCTACCTGGCAGAGCCCTCCGCCGAGCTGGAGGGCCTGACCTGGCAGCAGCGGGCGATCAGCATCGCCTACCCGCTGGGCGACGTTCTGGTGCTGGCGCTGCTGGTCCGGCTGCTCACCCCCCGCCCCGTGTCCGGCCGCAACGGCGCCGTACGACTGCTCGCCCTGGGCACCCTCACCCTGCTCTGCTTCGACATCGCCTACGGGATCCTCCACCTCAACGGCAGGTGGCAGGCCGGCACGCCCCTGGAAGCGGGGGGGATCGTCTTCTGCACCGCGTACGGGCTGGCCGCTCTGCACCCCTCCATGGCGGAGCTGACCGCGCCGGAGTCCCCGGCCCAGTCCCTGTCCTCGTCCCTGTTGCCGCCCTGGCGCCGACTGCTGCTGCTCACCGGGGCCACGCTGATCGCGCCCACGGTCCTGGTCCACGAGAAACTCGTCGGCAACGTGGACGACGCGTCGGTGGTGGCCGCCTTCTCCGCCGTGCTGTTCCTGTTGGTGATCCTGCGGCTGGCCGTGATGGTCGTGGCGCATCGCAAGATCGTCGTGCGGGAACGGGAACTGCGCACGGCGTCCGCCTCCCTGGTGGCGGCAGTCTGGCCGGAGGACGTAGCGCGCGCCTGCGACACCGCGGTCAGTGCGTTGTTCGGGCCGAACGTCCGGCACGCCACCATGCTCCTGCCGGGCCGGGACGCACAGTCGCTGTACACGCGCCTCGGCTCCACCGGCACCGAGCAACGGGACGTCACCCAGAGCGCCGCATCTCCCCGGGACGGGCCTGCCGACTCCGCCCGCTACCGCGACGTCATGGTTCCCGTCGCCGCCCTCGTCCCGGACATCACCGACCGGCTCGAGGGGCTGCCCATGGCGCTGCTCTGTCCCTTGGTCCAGCCGGCCCGCCCGGTCGGCGGCGAGCTTCCGGGCGTGCTGGTGGCGGCGGGACCCGAGCGTCAGCTCACCGAGATACGCGACTCGCTGGGGATCCTCGCCTCGCACGCGGGGCTGGCGACGGAACGCCTCGCCCTCCGGCAGGAGATCATCCACAAGGAGAGCGAGGCGTACTTCCGCACCCTGGTGCACAACGCCTCGGACGTCATCCTCATCGTCAACGAGGACACGACCGTCCGCTACGCCAGTCCGTCGGCGCGTGCCGTGTTCGGCCGCGTCGAGCTGATCGGTTCGCGGCTGCGGGAACTGGTGGACCCCCGGGACCGGGGCCGGGTGGACCGGACCGTGACGGCTCTGGTGAGCGACGGGCAACAGGAAGTCCACGACAACTGGTGGGTGACCCCGGCCACGGAGGACACGGAGGACACCGAGGGAACGGACCGCATCGAGGTGGACGTGAGATGCCGTGATCTGCGGCACGACATCACCGTGGGCGGTCTGGTCGTCACACTCCGGGACGTCACCGAACAGCGCAGGCTGGAGCACGAACTCACCCAACGGGCCTTCCACGACTCCCTGACCGGGCTGCCCAACCGGACCCTGCTGCTGGAGCGGACCGAGCGCGCACTGCTGCGCGCCCGCCGGGATCCGGCCGTCACCTGTCTGCTCTTCATCGACCTGGACGACTTCAAGAACGTCAACGACACGCTGGGCCACTCGGTCGGCGACCGGCTCCTGGGCGCCGTGGGCGAGCGTCTGTCGAGGATGCTGCGCCGCAGCGACACCGCCGCCCGGCTGGGCGGCGACGAGTTCGCGGTACTGATGGAGGACGTGAAGCAGCCCCTCGACGCCGAACTCCTGGCCGCGCAGGTGATCCAGACACTCAATCAGCCCTTCCAACTGGCCAGCGACTCGGTGAGCGTCTCGGCCAGCGTGGGTGTGGCCACCGCCAGGGACAGCACGGACGCGGAAGAGCTGCTGGCGCTCGCCGATCTGGCCCTGTACGCGGCCAAGGCCGCCGGGAAGCGCCAGTGGCGCCGCTTCCGGCCCCAGCAGCGCGTCCGCATGGTGGAGCGCCACGAACTCCAGGCGCGGCTGAACGACGCGGTCAACAGAGGGGAGTTCGCCCTGCGCTACCAGCCGGTGGTGGACATCACCGCAGGTGACGTCGTCGGCTTCGAGGCCCTGGTCCGCTGGCCGCACTTGCGGTACGGCATGGTCCCGCCGGACCAGTTCATCCCACTCGCCGAGGAGAGCGGGCAGATCTCACCCCTGGGCGCCTGGGTGCTGCATCACGCCACAGCCGACATCGCGTGGTTGCAGCGCAGCGCCCAGCGGTCGCCGGCGCCGTACGTCAGCGTCAACGTGTCCGCCCGGCAGTGGCACGGCACGGAGTTCTACGACGAGGTGTGCAGCGCTCTCGCCACCCCCGGTCTCGTCCCGGGCACGCTGCTGTTGGAAATCACCGAGTCGGTGCTCATGCAGCGGGACACAGAGATCGACGCGCTTGTCCTGGCGCTGAAGGACCTAGGGGTACGCATCGCGGTCGACGACTTCGGCAGCGGATTCTCGTCGCTGCGCTACCTCAGGGAGTTCCCCGTCGACGTACTCAAGATCGACAAGACGTTCATCGACGACATCACGCGCAATGCCCGGCAGGTGGCGCTCGTCGAGGGAATCATCCGCCTCGCCGACACACTCGGCCTCGAGGTGATCGCCGAGGGCATCGAGGAGCCGGCACAGCAAGAGGTGTTGGCAGACATCGGGTGCCGGTTCGGGCAGGGGTACCTTTACGCGCAGCCGATGACGGTGGAGCAGGGCGAGGCCGTGCTGCGCCGGAAGGGCGGAGAACGGGCGTCGCCTCGGGACTGA
- a CDS encoding acyl-CoA dehydrogenase family protein — MPATRALPTEEAVELIQLTRTLAAKELAPRVIDAEADGAFPRDVFRTLGRSGLLGLPFAEEDGGAGQPYEVYLQVLEEVAAVWSSVAVGISVHALSCFPLARFGTEEQRRRWLPDMLGGELLGAYCLSEPHAGSDPAAMLTRAVREGDEYVLNGTKAWTTHGGYADFYTVMARTSDDRAHGISCFLVPAGTTGLSADPPERKMGLTGSATATMRLEDVRVPVERRIGEEGQGLKIALASLDCGRLGISAVATGLAQGALDHAVRYARERETFGKPIIEHQGLAFVLADMGAAIESARATALSAARLKDLGLPFTREASIAKLVATDNAMKVTTDAVQVLGGYGYTRDFPVERYMREAKVMQIFEGTNQIQRMIISRALDRDEGGVLTVLGKE, encoded by the coding sequence ATGCCTGCCACTCGCGCCCTGCCGACCGAGGAAGCCGTCGAGCTCATCCAGCTCACCCGCACCCTCGCCGCCAAGGAACTCGCACCCCGGGTCATCGACGCGGAGGCGGACGGAGCGTTCCCCCGGGACGTCTTCCGCACCCTCGGGCGCAGCGGCCTGCTCGGGCTTCCCTTCGCCGAGGAGGACGGCGGGGCGGGTCAGCCCTACGAGGTCTACCTCCAGGTGCTGGAGGAGGTCGCCGCGGTCTGGTCGAGCGTCGCCGTGGGCATCTCCGTGCACGCCCTGTCCTGCTTCCCGCTGGCCCGCTTCGGAACCGAGGAGCAGCGGCGCAGGTGGCTGCCGGACATGCTCGGCGGAGAGCTGCTCGGCGCGTACTGCCTGTCCGAGCCGCACGCCGGCTCCGACCCGGCGGCCATGCTCACCCGCGCGGTCCGCGAGGGCGACGAGTACGTTCTGAACGGCACCAAGGCCTGGACCACGCACGGCGGTTACGCCGACTTCTACACGGTCATGGCCCGCACCTCCGACGACCGCGCGCACGGCATCTCCTGCTTCCTGGTTCCGGCAGGCACCACCGGGCTCAGCGCCGACCCGCCGGAGCGGAAGATGGGCCTGACGGGCTCGGCGACCGCCACCATGCGGCTGGAGGACGTCCGGGTGCCCGTCGAGCGCCGGATAGGGGAGGAGGGGCAGGGCCTGAAGATCGCGCTCGCCTCCCTCGACTGCGGCCGTCTGGGCATCTCGGCCGTCGCCACCGGCCTCGCCCAGGGAGCCCTCGACCACGCGGTGCGCTACGCGCGTGAGCGGGAGACGTTCGGCAAGCCGATCATCGAGCACCAGGGCCTGGCGTTCGTGCTGGCCGACATGGGCGCCGCGATCGAGTCGGCGCGGGCCACCGCCCTGTCCGCCGCGCGGTTGAAGGACCTCGGCCTGCCCTTCACACGGGAGGCGTCGATCGCCAAACTCGTGGCCACGGACAATGCCATGAAGGTGACCACGGACGCCGTGCAGGTCCTCGGGGGGTACGGGTACACACGTGACTTCCCGGTGGAGCGCTATATGCGCGAGGCCAAGGTCATGCAGATCTTCGAAGGAACCAACCAGATCCAGCGCATGATCATCTCCCGTGCGCTGGACCGTGACGAGGGCGGTGTGCTCACCGTCCTCGGCAAGGAGTGA
- a CDS encoding SDR family NAD(P)-dependent oxidoreductase produces the protein MQLDNTAALVTGGASGLGAATAKALAERGARVFALDLKDGIDKALEVPGVTYVPADVTDPGQVGAAVATAAGSGVPLRTVVNCAGIGPSARILGKKGVHDLGLYAKVIQINLIGTFNVLALASEAIAATEADENGQRGVIVNTASIAAYDGQVGQAAYASSKGGVVGLTLPAARDLAQYGIRVCTIAPGIVETPMLATVSEEFRAGLAAGVPFPRRLARPEEYARLALAIVDHDYLNGETIRMDGALRMAPR, from the coding sequence ATGCAGCTCGACAACACCGCCGCCCTTGTCACCGGCGGTGCGTCCGGCCTCGGCGCGGCCACCGCGAAGGCTCTCGCGGAGCGCGGTGCCCGGGTCTTCGCCCTCGACCTCAAGGACGGCATCGACAAGGCACTCGAGGTGCCCGGCGTGACCTACGTGCCCGCCGACGTCACCGACCCCGGGCAGGTGGGCGCCGCCGTCGCCACCGCGGCGGGGTCCGGCGTCCCGCTGCGGACGGTCGTCAACTGCGCGGGCATCGGGCCGTCGGCGCGGATCCTCGGCAAGAAGGGCGTCCACGACCTGGGCCTGTACGCCAAGGTGATCCAGATCAACCTGATCGGCACCTTCAACGTGCTCGCGCTCGCCTCCGAGGCCATCGCCGCGACCGAGGCCGACGAGAACGGCCAGCGGGGCGTCATCGTCAACACCGCCTCCATCGCCGCATACGACGGCCAGGTCGGCCAGGCCGCCTACGCGTCCTCCAAGGGCGGGGTCGTCGGCCTGACCCTGCCCGCCGCCCGCGACCTCGCGCAGTACGGCATCCGGGTGTGCACCATCGCCCCGGGCATCGTGGAGACGCCGATGCTGGCGACCGTGTCGGAGGAGTTCCGCGCCGGACTCGCGGCCGGCGTGCCCTTCCCGCGCCGGCTGGCCCGGCCCGAGGAGTACGCCAGGCTCGCCCTGGCGATCGTCGACCACGACTACCTCAACGGCGAGACCATCCGCATGGACGGCGCGCTGCGGATGGCGCCGCGCTAG
- the galE gene encoding UDP-glucose 4-epimerase GalE, whose protein sequence is MSFPDGDVPRLGGTPGGARPDTVRPERGPKTAPSTVLVTGGAGFIGSHACVALLDHGYELIVVDDYSNSTPQVLSRVERLAGRFVGAVYELDIRDRRSLSAAFDRHSVDAVVHFAAHKAVGRSTRMPVQYYDSIVGGTTTLLRTMHEHGVHQLVYASSCSVYGDAGGRPLTETTPARPTSPYAAAKWICEQMLADVCRRCPEYTVLCLRSGNSAGAHSSGLLGEDPRGTPDNLMPHMAQVAVGRHSRLPVFGGDYPTHDGTAVRGYLHVMDTVEAHRVALDHLADGPGMHVYNLGAGKGSSVLDVVAAFSRACGRPVPYEVMPRRPGDVAEVVADATAVERAWGWRPKRNLADMCRDSWHFQRLNPHGYAGSARRPEREEWYDP, encoded by the coding sequence GTGTCGTTTCCGGACGGTGACGTCCCCCGGCTCGGCGGAACTCCCGGCGGCGCCCGGCCGGACACGGTCCGGCCGGAGCGGGGACCCAAGACCGCGCCGTCCACGGTCCTCGTCACCGGCGGGGCCGGCTTCATCGGCAGCCACGCCTGCGTGGCCCTGCTGGACCACGGCTACGAGTTGATCGTGGTGGACGACTACTCCAACAGCACACCCCAGGTCCTCTCCCGCGTGGAACGGCTGGCCGGCCGCTTCGTCGGCGCCGTCTACGAACTGGACATCCGTGATCGCCGCTCCCTCTCGGCCGCCTTCGACCGACACTCTGTGGACGCCGTCGTGCACTTCGCCGCGCACAAGGCCGTGGGCAGGTCGACACGGATGCCCGTCCAGTACTACGACTCCATCGTCGGCGGCACCACCACCCTGCTGCGGACCATGCACGAGCACGGGGTGCACCAGCTCGTGTACGCCTCGTCCTGCTCCGTCTACGGCGACGCCGGAGGCAGGCCGCTGACGGAGACCACCCCCGCGCGGCCCACCAGTCCCTACGCAGCCGCCAAGTGGATCTGCGAACAGATGCTCGCCGACGTCTGCCGCCGCTGCCCGGAATACACCGTGCTGTGCCTGCGGTCCGGCAACTCGGCCGGTGCCCACTCCAGCGGACTGCTCGGCGAGGACCCCCGCGGCACACCGGACAACCTGATGCCGCACATGGCTCAGGTGGCCGTCGGCCGCCACAGCCGCCTCCCCGTTTTCGGTGGCGACTACCCCACGCACGACGGCACCGCGGTCCGTGGCTACCTCCACGTCATGGACACCGTCGAGGCACACCGCGTCGCGCTCGACCATCTAGCCGACGGACCGGGCATGCACGTGTACAACCTGGGTGCCGGCAAGGGCAGTTCGGTCCTCGATGTCGTCGCCGCGTTCTCCCGGGCATGCGGCAGACCCGTTCCGTACGAGGTCATGCCCCGCCGCCCCGGCGACGTCGCCGAAGTCGTCGCCGACGCGACCGCCGTGGAGCGCGCCTGGGGCTGGCGCCCCAAGCGGAACCTCGCCGACATGTGCCGGGACTCCTGGCACTTCCAGCGGCTCAACCCGCATGGCTACGCGGGCTCCGCACGGCGGCCGGAGAGGGAGGAGTGGTACGACCCGTAG
- a CDS encoding aldo/keto reductase, with protein sequence MKYRTIGADPATRREVSVLALGAMLFGSVTDEATSFAILDRYVEAGGNFVDTSDNYAFWTDGGQGGQSEELLGRWRRSRGVGDEIVFATKLGARPLAPGTGYTDNAEGLSAKVIRESAERSRDRLGVEKLDLLYAHIDDHAVPQRETVEGFAELVAEGTVGLLGVSNQAMWRVERARALAAAAGLPGYEVLQYQHSHLRPRTDIPDDLFPDGSLGHAGPELLGYLRAEPGLTLVAYSPLLKGAYTRRDRPLPPDYDHPGTPARLAVLREVARETGASVNQVVLAWQLGGEPAIVPLAGASSVAQLEENLAAVDLELTGDQRSRLDAAH encoded by the coding sequence ATGAAGTACCGCACGATAGGCGCCGACCCGGCCACCCGCCGCGAGGTCAGCGTGCTCGCGCTCGGGGCGATGCTGTTCGGCTCGGTGACGGACGAGGCGACGTCCTTCGCGATACTCGACCGGTACGTCGAGGCCGGCGGGAACTTCGTCGACACGTCCGACAACTACGCCTTCTGGACCGACGGCGGCCAGGGCGGCCAGAGCGAGGAGCTGCTCGGCCGGTGGCGGCGCAGCCGGGGCGTCGGTGACGAGATCGTCTTCGCCACCAAGCTCGGCGCCCGCCCCCTGGCCCCCGGTACCGGCTACACGGACAACGCGGAGGGTCTCTCGGCGAAGGTGATCCGCGAGTCCGCCGAACGCAGCCGGGACCGGCTCGGCGTCGAGAAGCTGGACCTGCTCTACGCGCACATCGACGACCACGCCGTCCCGCAGCGCGAGACCGTCGAGGGCTTCGCCGAGCTCGTCGCGGAGGGCACGGTCGGCCTGCTCGGGGTGAGCAACCAGGCCATGTGGCGGGTGGAGCGGGCCCGCGCCCTGGCCGCCGCGGCCGGACTGCCCGGCTACGAGGTGCTCCAGTACCAGCACAGCCACCTGCGCCCGCGCACCGACATCCCCGACGACCTCTTTCCCGACGGCAGCCTCGGACACGCCGGCCCGGAACTCCTCGGCTATCTGCGGGCGGAGCCCGGCCTGACCCTTGTCGCGTACTCCCCGCTGCTCAAGGGCGCGTACACCCGCCGGGACCGGCCGCTGCCGCCGGACTACGACCACCCGGGAACCCCGGCCCGCCTCGCCGTCCTGCGCGAGGTCGCCCGGGAGACCGGCGCGAGCGTCAACCAGGTCGTGCTGGCCTGGCAGTTGGGCGGGGAACCGGCGATCGTCCCGCTGGCCGGGGCGTCGTCGGTGGCGCAGCTGGAGGAGAACCTGGCCGCCGTCGACCTGGAGCTGACCGGGGACCAGCGCTCCCGGCTGGACGCCGCGCACTGA